In Candidatus Manganitrophus morganii, the genomic window GACGGCAAGGCCTATCTCGACTTCATTTCCGGGATCGGCGTCGCCAACATCGGCCATACGAACCGGGCGGTGGTCAAGGCGATCAAGACACAGGCCGAAAAATACCTCCACGTCATGGTGTACGGAGAATACATCCAATCACCGCAGATCGAGATGGCGACCCGATTGGCGCAACTTCTGCCGAGAAATCTCTCCCAAGTCTACTTCACCAACAGCGGGACCGAAGCAAACGAAGGGGCGTTGAAGCTTGCGAAAAAATGGACCGGCCGAAAGCGGCTGATCAGCTTTGAGGGAAGTTTCCATGGGGATAGCCACGGCGCCTGCTCCGTGACCGGTCGGGAGATTTACCGAAAGCCGTTTGAACCGCTCCTTCCCGGCGTCGCCTTCCTCCCCTTTAATGATCTCGACGCGCTCAAGCAGATCGATGATTCGGTCGCCGCCGTCATCACCGAACCGATTCAAGGAGAAGGGGGGATGCGGATTCCCGACGATCGCTTCCTTCCCGCGCTCCGGGCCCGCTGCACCGAGGTCGGCGCGCTGCTGATCTTCGACGAGGTCCAGACCGGCTTCGGCCGGACCGGGAGACTCTTCGCGATGGAGCACTGGGGGGTGGTTCCCGATATTCTCACCCTAGCGAAATCGATGGGGGGAGGCATGCCGCTCGGCGCTTTTATCTCCAGCCCCGCGATCATGAAGACCCTCTCGGTCGACCCGCCCCTCTCACACGTGACCACCTTCGGCGGCCACCCGGTCTGCTGCGCCGCGGGGCTGGCGAGCTTGAATTTTATCATCGAAAACGATCTCCCCGGACGGGCCGACAGGATGGGAGAGAAACTTCGGGCCGCCCTGCGGAAGCTCGGTCAAGAGATCGAAACCATCCGCGCCATCCGCGGCAAGGGTCTGATGATCGGCCTGGAACTTTCCAATCAGAAGGAAACCGCCCGGTTCGTCCAACGTTGCCTGAAGGCCGGATTGATCCTCGGCTGGACCCTCCACACGAATACCGTCGTCCGAATCGCCCCTCCGCTGACCCTCTCGGAGAAGGAGCTGCGGGAAGGACTTCGGATTATCGAAAAGGCCCTCAAAAGATAATCGGGACTACAAACCAGGGGTTTGCGCCCGGCTTCATTCCATTCCGAAAACCGAATTCCTCATTCAAAACCCTCTATTTCATAAAGAGTCTGCTACAATAATAAAATCCCAATAGGAGATATACCGAATGCAATTGGATCTCCAGATGAATCTCCTGACCAGTATCGCCGTCAGCATCATTTTTGCCACGCTCGCGGCCCTGGTCGCGCGGGAGTTTCGGCAGCCGTTGATCCTCGGCTATATTTTCGGCGGGATCCTCCTGGGCCGGGAAATGGGGTTTGGGATCATCTCCGACGAGGCGAGCATCGATCTTATTTCCGAGATCGGCCTGATCCTTCTCCTCTTCATGATCGGCCTGGAGATCAATCTTTCCAAACTCCTCGACGCGGGGAGGCGGGTCGCCTTGAGCGGCACGGCCCAATTCTTCGGAGCGGTCTTTCTCGGTTTCCTCTTTCTTCGGCTTTTTCCGCTCGTCTCCAACGAAAACCCGTTCGATCCGTTTTACCTGGCCCTTGGCCTCGCGTCGAGTTCGACGATGATCGTCGTGAAGCTCCTCCACGACAAATACGAGCTCGACAGCTTTGCCGGCCGGATCACGCTCGCCATTCTCATCCTGCAGGACATTTGGTCGATCGTCTTTCTTGCAATCCAGCCGAATCTGCTCCAACCGAGCTTCATTCCGGTCCTTTCCTCGTTCCTGACGGGAGCGGGACTTCTTTCGCTGGCCTTCCTCATCAGCAAGTTTCTCCTCCCTAGGCTCTTTCTCTCAGTCGCCAAAGCGCCCGAACTGATGCTGATTACCTCGATCTCGTGGTGTTTTCTGGTATCCGGCACGGCCAATGCGATCGGGCTTTCAAAGGAGATGGGGGCGCTGGTCGCGGGTCTCTCGATTGCAGCCTTCCCCTATAGTCTGGATGTGGTCGCCAAAATCACCGGCATCCGGGATTTCTTTATCACCCTCTTTTTCGTCTCGCTCGGCCTGAAGGCGCCGGCCGTGACACTTCCGCTGATGGGAATCGTCTTGGCGGCCACCGGCTTCGTGGTGATCAGCCGGTTCATCACAGTGCTTCCCCTTTTCCATTCCAATGTCGGCCTGCGAGCCAGTTTGATCACGGCGCTCAACCTTTCCCAGGTGAGCGAATTTTCACTCGTGATCGTCTCGCTCGGCTTGACGTACGGCCATATCGGAGAAGAGGTCGTCTCGATTGTCACCCTCTCTCTCATTGTCGGATCGATTCTTTCCACTTATCTCATCCTCTACAGCGAGCAAATCGTCTCGTCGATCATCCGATGGACCAGAGGGCAGGAGACGCGGACGGTGGCGCCGGCCGACGCAACACCGCCGGGCATCCAGAAGGAAATCGTCCTCCTCGGCTTTTTCAAAGAGGCCAGCTCGTTTCTTTTTAAGATCAATCATGAGATGCCCTCCCTGAAAGAGCGGATCTTTGTGATTGATTTTAATCCGCAGACGTTGGAGATCTTAAAGAAGAACGGCATTGCTTGTGTTTATGGAGATATCGCGCATCCGGAAACCCTGCGGCATGCCGGGATCGGCGGGGCAAAGATCGTCCTCTCCACCATCCCCGATACCTTCCTGAAGGGAACCACGAATTCCCGTTTGTTGAAACAGATCCGAACACTCTGTCCGCAAAGCGCCGTGATCGTCACCTCCGAAACCATTCGCGAGACGCGGCGCTTCTATGAAGAGGGAGCCGATTATGTTCTTCTTCCCCGCCTCCTTTATGCCAGACATCTCTTCGATGTCGTCCAGACCCAAATACTTGAAGGCCTCGACGGCCTCCGTGAGCAACAGATCAATGACCTTGCCGAACGGCCGGCCGAAAACCTGATTAAAAACCCTCCCAAAATCTCTGATCCGTCACTTTGACGCCTGCCTTCCTGAACGGTTCCAAGTCTATTCCCTCTTCTGAGGAAGCAGAAAAAAGTCGGACTTGAGATCGATGCCACGGATGGATATAATGCTACCTACGCGTCCTCTCCCGGGGTTCGGGAAAGGCAAATTCAAAAAACGTCGATAAGGAGTCACAATGGCACGGATGGATGTGGTCGATTACCAAATTTTCGGCTCTGAGATGCAGTATGTCGAAATCGAACTCGACCCCGCCGAGGCGGCGGTCGCCGAAGCGGGCGGGATGATGTTCATGGAGAACGGCATCGAGATGGAGACGGTCTTCGGGGACGGCTCCCAGCAGCAAAAGTCCGGGTTTATGGGCGCCCTCCTCGGCGCGGGAAAGCGCCTCCTGACCGGCGAGTCGCTTTTTATGACGATCTTCATCAATCGGGGAAGCGGGAAGAAAAAGGTCGCCTTCGCCTCTCCTTATCCGGGAAAGATCATTGCCATGGATCTCAGAGAATTGGGAGGCCAGATCGTCTGCCAGAAAGACTCTTTTCTCTGCGCCGCGAAGGGGGTCTCCGTCGGGATCGCCTTTCAGAGGAAGCTCGGGGTCGGTCTCTTCGGCGGGGAAGGCTTCATCATGCAGAAGCTCGAAGGGGACGGCTTGGCGTTCGTGCACGCGGGGGGAACGTTGAGCGAGCGGAACCTTGCTCCGGGCGAGATGCTTCGGGTCGACACCGGCTGCATCGTCGCCATGCAGCCTTCGGTCACGTATGACATCGAATATGTCGGCAAGATCAAATCGGCCCTCTTCTCAGGGGAGGGATTTTTCTACGCCACGCTTCAGGGACCGGGGAAGATCTGGCTGCAATCGCTTCCGCTCAGCCGACTGGCCAGCCGGCTCTATTCGGCGATGCCGGGGGCCGGCCGCGGGCGCGAGGAGGGCTCGCTGCTCGGAGGATTGGGCGGTCTGCTCGATGGGAACAACTGACCGGTCGTGTCTTCATCCACCTCTCAAACGGAATTATTCGAGGTTCTCTGCTTCGGGCCGGGAATCCCCCCCCAGGGGGAGCGGATTTCCATTCGGATCACCTCGGAAGGGGTGATTCTACGTCCCGGCGGGCCGGATGAGGAGACCCTTCTCTTCGAGAGCCTCCGGATTACGGCCGGCGGATTCGATCACAACCAGATCACGCTGACCTGGATGAAGAGGGAGGAGAGCGGGTCGCTGATCCTCTCCGATCCCCGCGCCAAAACGGCCTTCCTCGCCGCCGCTCCCTCTTTTCTTGCACCGCAGCTGAGACAATGGCAAAAGCAGACTTCCCGCGTCGGACGGGGAATGCGGTTCGGTTGGTTTCTCCTCGGACTTTTGATCCTCTCTCCCCTCCTTCTCGGCCTGGCGCTTTGGTGGAAGTCGGATGCGATCGCCGAATGGGCCGTTCATCGCATTTCCCACACTTCGGAGGTGAAGTTCGGAGATCTGATCTACGCGCAGACCCGGCCCGGCCTGACCCTTCTTCCGGAAGGGGAAACAACGAAGATGATCGAGGAGATCGGGAGTCGATTGACGCAGGCGTCCCCCTATCCCTTTCAATGGCATGTCGCCGACGATCCGACGATCAACGCCTTTGCCATCCCGGGAGGGCATGTCGTCGTCTTTACCGGACTGATTGAAGCGGCCGAGTCGCCCGAGGAGGTCGCCGGCATCCTTGCCCACGAAGCCGAACATGTTCTTCAACGGCACAGCTTAAAGGGGATGGTTCACCAGCTCGGATGGCGTGTCGTTCTCGCCCTCCTCCTCGGTGATATCGGAGGAGGCCGGTTCGGCCAGGCGGCCGCCCAGATGCAAATATTAAGTTTCGGGCGCGATCAAGAATCCGAGGCCGACCTCAAGGGTCTCGCCCTTCTAAAAGAGGCAAAGATCGACCCGAAGGGAATGATCACCTTCTTTGACCGGCTCTCAAAAAAAGAGGGAGCATCGATCGCTCTCCTCTCCACCCACCCCGCCAGCGCCAACCGCGCCGAGGCAATCCGGACCGAAATCGACCGGATCGCCCCCTGGAAAAGCGAGCCGCTTCCGTATGACTGGGATGCGATTAAGAACGGCTTGAAGAAGTAGCGCTATCCCGCCTCCACCGCCGTCTGACACTTCGAACAAAACCCATAAAACGTCACCGACAGATTCGCCTTCTGAAAGTCGTG contains:
- a CDS encoding M48 family metallopeptidase → MSSSTSQTELFEVLCFGPGIPPQGERISIRITSEGVILRPGGPDEETLLFESLRITAGGFDHNQITLTWMKREESGSLILSDPRAKTAFLAAAPSFLAPQLRQWQKQTSRVGRGMRFGWFLLGLLILSPLLLGLALWWKSDAIAEWAVHRISHTSEVKFGDLIYAQTRPGLTLLPEGETTKMIEEIGSRLTQASPYPFQWHVADDPTINAFAIPGGHVVVFTGLIEAAESPEEVAGILAHEAEHVLQRHSLKGMVHQLGWRVVLALLLGDIGGGRFGQAAAQMQILSFGRDQESEADLKGLALLKEAKIDPKGMITFFDRLSKKEGASIALLSTHPASANRAEAIRTEIDRIAPWKSEPLPYDWDAIKNGLKK
- a CDS encoding TIGR00266 family protein, with the protein product MARMDVVDYQIFGSEMQYVEIELDPAEAAVAEAGGMMFMENGIEMETVFGDGSQQQKSGFMGALLGAGKRLLTGESLFMTIFINRGSGKKKVAFASPYPGKIIAMDLRELGGQIVCQKDSFLCAAKGVSVGIAFQRKLGVGLFGGEGFIMQKLEGDGLAFVHAGGTLSERNLAPGEMLRVDTGCIVAMQPSVTYDIEYVGKIKSALFSGEGFFYATLQGPGKIWLQSLPLSRLASRLYSAMPGAGRGREEGSLLGGLGGLLDGNN
- a CDS encoding aspartate aminotransferase family protein, with amino-acid sequence MTPLRRRFRRYVCQTSPHPIGLEIDRASGSYLYTTDGKAYLDFISGIGVANIGHTNRAVVKAIKTQAEKYLHVMVYGEYIQSPQIEMATRLAQLLPRNLSQVYFTNSGTEANEGALKLAKKWTGRKRLISFEGSFHGDSHGACSVTGREIYRKPFEPLLPGVAFLPFNDLDALKQIDDSVAAVITEPIQGEGGMRIPDDRFLPALRARCTEVGALLIFDEVQTGFGRTGRLFAMEHWGVVPDILTLAKSMGGGMPLGAFISSPAIMKTLSVDPPLSHVTTFGGHPVCCAAGLASLNFIIENDLPGRADRMGEKLRAALRKLGQEIETIRAIRGKGLMIGLELSNQKETARFVQRCLKAGLILGWTLHTNTVVRIAPPLTLSEKELREGLRIIEKALKR
- a CDS encoding cation:proton antiporter encodes the protein MQLDLQMNLLTSIAVSIIFATLAALVAREFRQPLILGYIFGGILLGREMGFGIISDEASIDLISEIGLILLLFMIGLEINLSKLLDAGRRVALSGTAQFFGAVFLGFLFLRLFPLVSNENPFDPFYLALGLASSSTMIVVKLLHDKYELDSFAGRITLAILILQDIWSIVFLAIQPNLLQPSFIPVLSSFLTGAGLLSLAFLISKFLLPRLFLSVAKAPELMLITSISWCFLVSGTANAIGLSKEMGALVAGLSIAAFPYSLDVVAKITGIRDFFITLFFVSLGLKAPAVTLPLMGIVLAATGFVVISRFITVLPLFHSNVGLRASLITALNLSQVSEFSLVIVSLGLTYGHIGEEVVSIVTLSLIVGSILSTYLILYSEQIVSSIIRWTRGQETRTVAPADATPPGIQKEIVLLGFFKEASSFLFKINHEMPSLKERIFVIDFNPQTLEILKKNGIACVYGDIAHPETLRHAGIGGAKIVLSTIPDTFLKGTTNSRLLKQIRTLCPQSAVIVTSETIRETRRFYEEGADYVLLPRLLYARHLFDVVQTQILEGLDGLREQQINDLAERPAENLIKNPPKISDPSL